From one Butyricimonas faecihominis genomic stretch:
- a CDS encoding sigma-70 family RNA polymerase sigma factor, producing the protein MDKEKRDTFEFLYKTHYKELYVHALSFVRDEEEAKDIVTDVYEYVWKNFEKLDSSVSLRPFLYSLVRSRSLDFLRKEKTKEKFLAYKKTFPEEEEEYVEYEQLIEKVMHIIENMPKQTAVVFKKCFIERKKYKEAGDELGISINTVRWHITEAISILREKTSDLELMLLYAFFLKK; encoded by the coding sequence GATAAAGAAAAGAGGGACACGTTTGAGTTTTTGTATAAAACTCACTATAAAGAGTTGTATGTTCATGCTTTAAGCTTTGTCCGGGATGAAGAAGAAGCGAAAGACATCGTAACGGATGTTTATGAATACGTGTGGAAGAATTTTGAAAAATTGGATTCTTCGGTTTCTCTGCGTCCCTTTTTATATTCTCTGGTTCGTTCCCGTTCTCTTGATTTTTTGAGGAAGGAGAAAACAAAAGAGAAGTTTTTGGCCTATAAAAAGACCTTTCCCGAAGAGGAGGAGGAATACGTGGAGTATGAACAACTCATCGAAAAAGTGATGCATATTATTGAAAATATGCCTAAACAGACTGCTGTCGTGTTCAAAAAATGTTTCATCGAGCGGAAAAAATACAAGGAGGCGGGGGATGAACTGGGAATTTCGATTAACACGGTTCGGTGGCATATAACGGAGGCTATCAGTATATTAAGAGAGAAAACATCAGATCTCGAATTGATGTTGTTATATGCGTTTTTCTTAAAAAAATAA
- a CDS encoding FecR family protein, protein MKFEKEEDRLNFVIELLNHPELLQEVRVQEWLAESRNKELYEECRRYLEGGLRLAVGDQLDVEGEYWNFTRKMKSGGRSRRMTWLSVAAAVVILISASWWLLENSLSSKKQEVIPVAEHIAPGRNQAVLITESGEELVLGASGSESRELGEGVSVEYDSLRGINYKLTERAVVSYHTLRVPKGAEYKLTLNDGTIVWLNSESELRYPTSFAGESREVFLKGEGYFSVAHDEQHPFIVVSSDIYTKVYGTEFNVRSYEEEDVHVTLVQGRVSVKKTEDGSEYTLNPGENARFVESVPEITKVNVNRYIAWKDGYFYYENESLESIMDDLKRWYGFDVVYVGNKARDYRFELWASRDSEISVITDLLMKTNRVGIKVNGKTLVVSEVIR, encoded by the coding sequence ATGAAATTCGAGAAAGAAGAAGATCGCTTAAATTTTGTCATCGAGTTACTGAATCATCCTGAATTGTTGCAGGAAGTTCGGGTGCAGGAATGGTTGGCAGAATCCCGTAACAAGGAGTTGTACGAGGAGTGTCGGAGGTACTTGGAAGGGGGGCTTCGACTAGCCGTGGGTGATCAGTTGGATGTTGAAGGGGAATATTGGAATTTTACTCGAAAGATGAAATCCGGAGGTCGGTCTCGACGAATGACTTGGTTGTCTGTGGCTGCGGCTGTGGTTATACTTATTTCCGCTAGCTGGTGGTTACTGGAAAATTCGTTGTCGTCGAAAAAGCAAGAGGTGATTCCGGTGGCAGAACACATTGCGCCCGGAAGGAATCAGGCGGTGTTGATCACGGAATCCGGAGAGGAACTTGTGTTGGGGGCATCCGGGAGTGAAAGTCGAGAATTGGGTGAAGGTGTCAGCGTGGAGTATGATAGTTTGAGGGGGATTAATTACAAATTAACCGAGAGGGCAGTGGTCAGTTATCACACGCTTCGGGTACCTAAAGGGGCAGAGTACAAATTGACCTTGAACGATGGAACGATTGTATGGCTAAATTCTGAATCGGAATTGCGTTATCCGACTTCTTTTGCGGGTGAAAGCCGGGAGGTATTCTTGAAAGGAGAAGGTTATTTCTCCGTGGCACACGATGAGCAACATCCTTTTATTGTTGTTTCTTCCGATATATATACAAAAGTATACGGGACGGAATTTAATGTACGTTCCTACGAAGAGGAGGATGTTCACGTGACATTGGTACAGGGCCGGGTTTCGGTGAAGAAAACGGAGGACGGTTCGGAGTATACTTTAAACCCGGGAGAAAATGCCCGCTTTGTCGAGAGCGTGCCGGAGATCACGAAGGTAAACGTGAATCGGTATATAGCTTGGAAAGACGGGTATTTCTATTATGAAAATGAATCGCTGGAATCTATTATGGATGATTTGAAACGTTGGTATGGTTTTGATGTAGTATATGTAGGAAACAAGGCCAGGGACTATCGATTTGAATTGTGGGCGAGCCGGGACAGCGAAATCTCTGTGATCACTGATTTGTTGATGAAGACGAATCGGGTTGGAATAAAGGTGAATGGAAAGACATTGGTCGTTTCCGAAGTAATAAGATAA